The Impatiens glandulifera chromosome 8, dImpGla2.1, whole genome shotgun sequence genome includes a window with the following:
- the LOC124913349 gene encoding uncharacterized protein LOC124913349, which yields MASSNSASSTTATPSQQSSVDKDPLWKHVTKLVKMKERGGNMKIKCNFYNLEFTGSYSRVKAHLLQIKGEGVSVCPRVTTNILLQLRREMADVEERKRQVVIPLPPLSYALLDSAWGGAEMLPKQGSKRRAVDKNSPINKAFNQEGLPFHFARNPHYIKSYTLAANNNIPSYVPPCYNALRTTLLEKERAHIERLLEPIKTTWKEKGVTIVSDGWTDIQRRPLINFMVVTKNGPMFLKAVNCEGEYKDKFYISSLIKEVIMQVGPQNVVQVITDNAPVCKAAGMLIETMYSHIFWTPCVVHTLNLALKNICAAKNSSLMRMYMLSVTGLQRLETKH from the exons ATGGCTTCCTCTAACTCAGCCTCAAGTACGACAGCCACTCCAAGCCAACAAAGTTCAGTAGATAAGGACCCGCTGTGGAAACATGTGACAAAATTAGTGAAAATGAAAGAGAGAGGtggaaatatgaaaattaaatgtAACTTCTATAATCTAGAATTTACGGGTTCGTATTCAAGGGTTAAAGCACACCTGTTGCAGATCAAGGGAGAAGGAGTTTCAGTGTGTCCTAGAGTCACTACTAATATTTTGTTGCAACTTCGAAGGGAGATGGCAGAtgtagaagaaagaaaaaggcaGGTTGTGATTCCACTCCCACCATTGAGTTATGCTTTATTAGATTCTGCCTGGGGAGGAGCTGAAATGCTGCCAAAACAAGGTTCCAAAAGAAGAGCAGTTGATAAGAACAGTCCTATAAATAAAGCTTTTAATCAGGAG GGGTTACCTTTCCATTTTGCTAGAAATCCCCACTACATCAAGTCGTATACACTTGCTGCCAACAACAACATTCCGAGCTATGTTCCTCCTTGTTATAATGCACTACGAACTACGTTATTAGAAAAGGAGAGGGCACATATTGAAAGATTATTGGAACCAATCAAGACGACTTGGAAAGAGAAAGGGGTGACCATAGTATCAGATGGTTGGACTGACATTCAGAGAAGACCGTTGATTAATTTCATGGTTGTTACTAAGAATGGCCCTATGTTTTTGAAGGCAGTGAACTGTGAGGGTGAATACAAAGACAAGTTCTATATATCTAGCTTAATTAAAGAAGTTATAATGCAAGTAGGACCACAAAATGTAGTTCAAGTTATCACGGACAATGCACCCGTTTGCAAGGCAGCAGGTATGCTCATTGAGACTATGTATTCTCACATATTTTGGACTCCATGTGTTGTGCACACACTTAATTTGGCTTTGAAGAATATATGTGCTGCTAAGAATTCGAGTCTAATGAGGATGTATATGTTGAGTGTCACTGGATTACAGAGGTTGGAGACAAAGCACTAA